One genomic region from Prochlorococcus marinus CUG1433 encodes:
- a CDS encoding FAD-binding oxidoreductase — translation MTSKSLKFLDKFREVKNLDIIESQSDLKRLSKDFYNYSPILTEKLDECIADLVVRPRDLNAVKKVAKICWEFSIPLTLRGSGTGNYGQAVPLFKGVVMQMSHFNKLEEFDPDTGFVKAQSGCVMGDLNKQLEKYGRELRLIPSTWKTATIGGFIAGGSGGIGSIRWGFLRDPGNLIGLEAVTMNEKPDLLKFDAEESEPLNHAYGTNGIITSLLLATDIKRKWYSIVIDCIQFEKTIEILKTLTSAAIDLKLGTILEDEIVDQMPTWFKSKSRSHKILIQSTLGGTKTIELICKKFKVEFTLLGEEEKLVNGISEVVWNHTTLHMRSRDKNWTYLQMLLPLNNELGLINFLRKKWGRKVLWHLEAVSQQGSPRLAALPVLRWNGIDELNEIMEDCKKLGAFIFNPHVLTVEGGGLGVVDADQVKAKLKFDPKGLLNPGKLEGWEVKEQFKI, via the coding sequence ATGACATCAAAAAGTCTTAAATTTTTAGACAAATTTAGGGAAGTCAAAAACTTAGATATTATTGAAAGCCAATCCGACTTAAAAAGACTTTCAAAAGATTTTTATAACTATTCTCCAATCCTTACTGAAAAATTAGACGAATGTATCGCTGATTTGGTGGTAAGACCTAGAGATCTTAACGCAGTGAAGAAAGTAGCAAAAATTTGTTGGGAATTTTCTATCCCTCTTACTTTACGGGGTTCAGGAACAGGCAATTATGGACAAGCTGTTCCATTGTTTAAAGGAGTTGTAATGCAGATGAGCCACTTTAATAAGTTAGAAGAATTTGATCCAGATACAGGTTTTGTGAAAGCACAGTCTGGATGTGTCATGGGAGATTTGAATAAACAATTAGAAAAATATGGAAGGGAATTAAGGTTGATTCCTAGTACTTGGAAAACTGCTACGATTGGAGGCTTTATTGCAGGCGGGTCAGGAGGTATTGGGTCCATTAGGTGGGGATTTTTAAGAGATCCAGGCAATCTTATTGGTTTAGAGGCAGTGACTATGAATGAAAAACCTGATTTATTAAAATTTGATGCTGAAGAATCCGAACCTCTTAATCATGCTTATGGGACTAATGGAATAATTACTTCTTTATTACTTGCTACAGATATCAAACGCAAGTGGTATTCAATAGTTATCGACTGTATTCAATTTGAAAAAACAATAGAAATATTAAAAACTCTTACAAGCGCCGCAATTGATCTGAAACTAGGAACAATCCTTGAAGATGAAATTGTGGATCAAATGCCAACATGGTTTAAAAGTAAATCTAGAAGTCACAAGATATTAATTCAATCTACTCTTGGGGGAACAAAAACGATCGAGTTGATTTGTAAAAAATTCAAAGTTGAATTTACCCTCCTTGGGGAAGAAGAAAAACTCGTTAATGGAATTTCTGAAGTCGTATGGAATCATACAACTCTACATATGAGGTCTAGGGATAAAAATTGGACTTATTTACAGATGCTTTTGCCACTTAACAATGAATTAGGATTGATTAATTTTTTGAGAAAAAAATGGGGTAGAAAAGTTCTTTGGCATTTAGAGGCAGTTTCTCAACAAGGATCACCGCGATTAGCGGCATTGCCTGTATTAAGATGGAATGGGATAGATGAATTAAATGAAATAATGGAAGATTGTAAGAAACTAGGGGCGTTTATTTTTAATCCCCATGTTTTAACAGTTGAAGGCGGAGGTCTTGGAGTTGTGGATGCAGATCAAGTGAAAGCGAAATTAAAATTTGATCCTAAAGGGCTATTAAATCCAGGAAAGTTGGAAGGTTGGGAAGTAAAAGAACAATTCAAAATTTAA